In the Paenibacillus sp. FSL R7-0337 genome, AGCAGTCATTGCCCTTGAGGGCGTATCCTTCGGCTATGACCCGGAGCATCCGATTCTCCATGATATCAACGTGTCGATCCCGCAGGGTCAATGGGTGAGCATTGTGGGGCCTAACGGCTGCGGAAAATCGACCCTGGTCAAGCTGCTGAATGCGCTGCTTCCGAAGAGTGCCGGCCATATCTCTGTCTGCGGACATACGCTGCAGGAAGAGACGATTCAGTCCATCCGGCAATGCATCGGAATGGTCTTCCAGAACCCCGATAACCAGTTCATCGGTCAGACGGTGGAAGAAGATATTCTCTTCGGCCTGGAGGGTCTGTGCCTGCCCTACGAAGAGATGAAGGAGCGGCTTGAATTCTATACCGGTAAGCTCGGGATCAGCCATCTGCTGTCCAAGCATCCCGGAGAGCTGTCAGGGGGGCAGAAGCAGCGTGTGGCCATCGCCTCGATTCTCGCTATGAAGCCAGGCATCGTCATCTTTGACGAGGCCTCTTCTATGTTGGACGAGGGCAGCCGCGACGAGCTGATGGGGATTCTGCGCGACATGCAAGCAGAAGGCAGCTACACGATTCTGCTGATTACTCATGATGCCGATGAGATTCTGGCGTCGGACCGGGTGCTGGCGCTGCACGGGGGTAGCATCGCGGCAGATGTGTCACCTGCGGAGCTGTTCCGTGATGCAGAGCTGCTGGAGAAATGCCATTTGCGGGAGCCTTATACTTGGCAGCTTGCCCGTGAACTGGAGAGCCGGGGAATTACGGTGGATGTACCCGCCAGCGAAAAGGAGCTTATAGACACACTATGGCAATACAACTTCAGCAAGTAAGCTATACGTATGCTGACCGCAGTATGTGGAAGCAGACGGCGCTGCACGGGATTAATCTGGAGATTGCCGGGGGTTCGCTGACCGGCATTGCCGGAGCCACCGGCTCCGGTAAATCTACATTGCTCCAGCTGTTCAACGGCATTCTTAAGCCGACGGAAGGCACGGTGCAGGTGCTGGATGTAACGATAACTGCAGGGGAGAAATCACCGAGGCTGCTTCCGCTGCGGCGGAGGGTAGGCCTCGTCTTTCAATTCCCGGAGCAGCAGATGTTCGAAGATACGGTAGAGAAGGATCTCTGCTTCGGGCCGCTGAACTTCGGAGTCAGCCTGGAGGAGGCCAAGGAGCGGGCACGCAAGTCGATGACAGACATGGGACTGGATCTGGCGCTGCTGGAGCGCAATCCCTTCCGGCTTAGCGGAGGACAGATGCGCAAGGCAGCCATTGCCTCGGTGCTGGCGATGGACCCGGACATTGTCGTGCTGGACGAGCCGACTGCCACCCTGGACCCGGTAAGCCGGGCGGAGCTGATCGCGCTGCTGGAGCGGCTGTGCCGCGAGCAGGGCCGGACGATCATCATCGTGACGCACCGGATGGATGAACTGCTGCCTTATGCTGACAACTG is a window encoding:
- a CDS encoding energy-coupling factor transporter ATPase; protein product: MAIQLQQVSYTYADRSMWKQTALHGINLEIAGGSLTGIAGATGSGKSTLLQLFNGILKPTEGTVQVLDVTITAGEKSPRLLPLRRRVGLVFQFPEQQMFEDTVEKDLCFGPLNFGVSLEEAKERARKSMTDMGLDLALLERNPFRLSGGQMRKAAIASVLAMDPDIVVLDEPTATLDPVSRAELIALLERLCREQGRTIIIVTHRMDELLPYADNWVLLREGELAFQGSGGELAADPAILERCGLRVPQSLRYWQAAAERFGLSGEKPLLTAEGLAGRLAALLEERRTLNTSGTEEMGNGHE
- a CDS encoding ATP-binding cassette domain-containing protein; protein product: MNQAYNDIKAGEKPAVIALEGVSFGYDPEHPILHDINVSIPQGQWVSIVGPNGCGKSTLVKLLNALLPKSAGHISVCGHTLQEETIQSIRQCIGMVFQNPDNQFIGQTVEEDILFGLEGLCLPYEEMKERLEFYTGKLGISHLLSKHPGELSGGQKQRVAIASILAMKPGIVIFDEASSMLDEGSRDELMGILRDMQAEGSYTILLITHDADEILASDRVLALHGGSIAADVSPAELFRDAELLEKCHLREPYTWQLARELESRGITVDVPASEKELIDTLWQYNFSK